A single region of the Microbulbifer sp. MKSA007 genome encodes:
- a CDS encoding paraquat-inducible protein A, with the protein MNEGRNAVLTNWQRVCHECDLLLTGGLAPPGQKLICPRCRCTLHRNGNHSIYYTLALSLTGLLLFIPSVSLPLLDFSLFSFGAESTLLNGVYSLFKAGFIWLSALVLFCSVLAPVGKFALLLFICWGSAWAWLDRPVSNAVRFYQHLKEWGMLDVYMLGILVALIKLRDLGKMEVEPGLYCFGAMMLLANLSSLSFDQTEIWHRLAQRRALKGQACE; encoded by the coding sequence ATGAATGAGGGGCGCAACGCAGTGCTGACCAATTGGCAGAGGGTCTGTCACGAATGCGATCTACTTTTAACCGGCGGCTTGGCGCCTCCGGGACAAAAGCTAATTTGCCCACGATGTCGCTGTACTTTGCATCGCAATGGCAATCATAGTATTTACTACACACTGGCTCTCAGTCTAACCGGCCTATTACTGTTTATTCCCTCTGTCAGCTTGCCATTGCTCGACTTCTCCCTGTTCTCATTTGGTGCAGAAAGTACATTGCTAAATGGCGTTTACTCTCTTTTCAAGGCGGGGTTTATTTGGCTCTCGGCGCTGGTGCTTTTCTGTAGCGTTCTGGCTCCGGTAGGTAAATTTGCCCTGTTGTTATTTATTTGTTGGGGCAGTGCTTGGGCCTGGCTTGACCGGCCGGTATCCAATGCTGTTCGTTTTTACCAGCACTTGAAAGAGTGGGGCATGCTCGATGTCTATATGCTCGGAATTTTGGTGGCCCTGATTAAATTAAGGGATTTGGGCAAGATGGAGGTAGAACCGGGGCTGTACTGTTTTGGTGCCATGATGCTACTGGCAAATCTCTCTTCCTTGAGTTTTGACCAAACAGAAATTTGGCACCGCTTGGCACAGCGTCGTGCGCTTAAGGGACAAGCTTGTGAATAG
- a CDS encoding TolC family outer membrane protein → MKRSNRTEPQGRKLRPLKKLIAATLLGLGAMQAQADTLWDIYTQALENDPQLAADRAAYHAGIEAKYQFRAFLLPQVNATFEAARTHSDSSRNSAQLLDLTDNDDDNDVELVDFRSQTSNSLQERTYSANLTQAIFDAPAWFDYQQGKRLTEQATAEFSANQQEMMIRVATAYFDVLRAYDVLEAAAAEEQALAKQLEQTQQRFEVGLTAITDVYDSQAAYDSSVARRLTAQDNLLSNFDALSVLTGGYHDQVAPLVDDFQVAPPVPSDRADWVEFALANNFVLKAARLGADAARYNARAEASEHLPTVTGSLSYNKLTQDGNEKNRFSDITGSQFVRYPQDIDQWGTSAGVTVNVPIFTGGLLSANRRQARNQAFQAQDLSVLAERDTIQTTRTLHRAVVTDVSRVAAREQAVVSAKSALDATQAGYEVGTRNIVDVLLAQRTLFDSQTDYANSLYDYILNSLSLKQAAGLLSPKDLQDLDMMLNPASNVSRVEETGGTSLPAPSK, encoded by the coding sequence ATGAAAAGAAGTAACCGCACAGAGCCGCAAGGCCGCAAGTTGCGTCCGCTGAAAAAACTAATCGCCGCTACGCTGCTGGGCCTGGGCGCCATGCAGGCGCAAGCCGACACCCTGTGGGATATCTATACACAGGCCCTGGAGAATGATCCTCAATTAGCAGCTGATCGCGCCGCTTACCACGCGGGTATCGAGGCCAAATATCAGTTCCGCGCATTCCTGCTTCCTCAGGTTAATGCTACTTTCGAAGCCGCTAGAACTCACTCTGATAGCAGCCGGAATTCTGCTCAGTTACTGGATTTGACTGATAATGACGACGACAATGATGTCGAACTAGTGGATTTTAGAAGCCAAACTAGCAATTCCTTACAGGAAAGAACCTATAGTGCCAACCTGACCCAGGCTATTTTTGACGCTCCAGCCTGGTTCGATTATCAACAGGGCAAGAGATTAACAGAGCAGGCGACAGCAGAATTCAGTGCTAATCAGCAAGAAATGATGATTCGTGTCGCCACCGCCTACTTTGATGTATTGCGTGCTTATGACGTCCTCGAGGCAGCTGCTGCCGAAGAACAAGCCCTGGCTAAACAGCTGGAACAGACGCAACAGCGCTTTGAAGTCGGTCTAACAGCAATTACTGATGTCTACGACTCCCAGGCTGCCTATGACAGTTCCGTTGCCCGGCGCTTAACAGCTCAAGACAACCTCCTCAGTAACTTTGATGCCCTATCAGTATTGACTGGAGGCTACCATGATCAAGTAGCTCCTTTGGTAGATGACTTCCAGGTAGCTCCGCCGGTGCCTTCAGATCGCGCCGATTGGGTTGAGTTTGCCCTCGCCAACAACTTTGTCCTTAAAGCTGCACGACTTGGCGCCGATGCCGCCCGCTATAACGCTCGGGCAGAAGCCAGTGAACACCTACCCACTGTCACTGGCTCGCTTTCTTATAATAAACTCACTCAAGATGGTAACGAGAAAAATCGATTCAGCGACATAACGGGCAGCCAATTTGTACGTTACCCGCAAGATATTGACCAATGGGGAACAAGTGCAGGGGTAACTGTAAATGTGCCCATCTTTACTGGTGGCCTTCTCAGTGCCAACCGTCGCCAGGCTAGAAACCAAGCCTTCCAGGCCCAGGACCTTAGCGTCCTTGCAGAGAGAGATACCATACAAACCACGCGCACCCTGCACCGCGCTGTTGTCACCGATGTATCGAGAGTAGCGGCCCGAGAGCAAGCCGTCGTTTCTGCCAAGAGTGCATTGGATGCCACTCAGGCAGGATACGAAGTAGGCACCCGAAATATTGTAGATGTGCTCCTGGCTCAGCGGACCCTGTTTGACTCACAAACTGACTACGCCAACTCGCTGTACGACTACATTCTAAACTCACTGAGCTTGAAGCAAGCTGCAGGACTCTTATCCCCTAAAGACCTTCAGGATCTGGATATGATGCTGAACCCTGCAAGTAACGTCTCTCGCGTGGAGGAAACTGGCGGTACCAGCCTTCCAGCACCTTCGAAGTAA
- a CDS encoding O-antigen ligase family protein, which yields MPELGSTLNNLSQPIYRQQSSLWISGLLKWAFLGLFILVCGYYVSPKVSGVQTSFYLTLVPTALLLLAWRKSYHFLISWQFLTFCSLPIILALSTLWASPDAADVYRQSDYYWKLVLYLALFYCAVFFLLEQYGDNILHKLLLSLIVIGLLSGIASLIAYSLDGGLQDLRRIGGISLEGNIDKTGMLFGFHALFCCYGLYQKPRIWRWLSGAGLLTSCIYIVLSQTKVPIVMAGFSIFLVVFGNLSRLLKILVVVAIVCVLPLTYFALYGDLPLLHRGSAYSIRLTLWQKAFEEFLQAPLFGQGLVHKKFIALNRMVPHPHNFLLDIARFSGLLGLAACIWQGLATLWTVRSKERLLSWIPGLYFTWFLFGVLAMLTYAQQPLAKPNYIWFFYWIPLAILLARSSIEDRGLSQCKTIQESNPQKQ from the coding sequence ATGCCTGAACTTGGAAGTACTCTAAACAATCTTTCCCAGCCCATTTATCGCCAGCAAAGCTCGTTGTGGATTTCAGGCCTGCTTAAGTGGGCCTTTCTAGGGTTATTTATACTGGTATGTGGCTACTATGTTTCCCCCAAGGTATCGGGAGTACAAACCAGCTTCTATCTAACTTTAGTGCCCACAGCCCTTCTACTGCTGGCGTGGCGAAAGAGCTATCACTTCCTGATTTCCTGGCAGTTCCTAACCTTTTGCAGCCTGCCTATCATTCTAGCGCTTTCAACACTGTGGGCCTCTCCGGATGCCGCAGATGTTTATAGGCAATCTGATTACTACTGGAAATTGGTATTATACCTAGCTCTATTTTACTGCGCTGTTTTCTTCCTATTGGAGCAATACGGCGACAACATCCTCCATAAGCTATTACTCTCGCTTATTGTGATTGGACTGCTATCCGGTATTGCCTCGCTAATTGCTTATTCCCTTGATGGCGGGCTACAGGATCTCCGCCGGATTGGCGGTATATCCCTAGAGGGCAATATTGATAAAACAGGAATGCTGTTCGGCTTCCACGCTCTTTTTTGCTGCTACGGCCTCTACCAAAAACCCCGTATTTGGCGCTGGCTATCAGGAGCGGGCCTACTCACTTCCTGTATCTACATAGTTTTGTCACAAACCAAAGTCCCAATTGTTATGGCGGGCTTTTCAATTTTCTTGGTTGTATTCGGCAACCTTTCGCGCCTGCTGAAAATTTTGGTTGTTGTGGCTATCGTCTGTGTTTTGCCATTGACCTATTTTGCCTTGTATGGTGACTTGCCCCTCCTACACCGGGGTAGCGCTTACTCTATACGTCTGACACTCTGGCAAAAAGCCTTTGAGGAGTTCCTGCAAGCCCCACTATTTGGCCAGGGGTTAGTGCATAAGAAATTTATTGCACTAAACAGGATGGTGCCCCATCCACACAATTTTCTTCTGGATATCGCGCGTTTTAGCGGGCTATTAGGGCTGGCAGCCTGTATCTGGCAGGGGCTTGCAACTCTGTGGACCGTGAGATCCAAAGAAAGACTTTTGAGTTGGATTCCTGGTTTGTATTTCACTTGGTTCCTGTTCGGTGTACTGGCAATGCTGACATACGCCCAGCAACCTTTGGCTAAGCCCAATTATATTTGGTTCTTTTACTGGATCCCCCTGGCTATCCTGCTGGCGCGAAGCAGCATTGAAGACCGGGGTTTGAGCCAATGTAAAACTATCCAAGAAAGTAACCCTCAAAAACAGTAA
- a CDS encoding ELM1/GtrOC1 family putative glycosyltransferase, with amino-acid sequence MQLTVWRFLDGNRAHEKQSAALIEGLRRSFVGEVQAFDIPPEYSASRIALKPGEWLESLPTPDFLIGTGRRSRLPMLSARHRFGGRAVAINRPLWPYRWFDFAIVPEHDRPPPLPNVIVSQGALTEPLQESVPQSGKGLILLGGPSKHYSWNSASIREQVEKLLVQPLDWCISDSRRTPKGTMEGLGKGGAELVDWLSCPPGWLQEQLSQAERIWVTEDSISMLFESLQSQAQVGVIRVPSRSKSNKVRSAVLRLLDQGLVSEQFEVKGGGRRDPLNQFLLCARALLRRSGLPSR; translated from the coding sequence TTGCAACTTACTGTTTGGCGTTTTCTGGATGGCAACCGGGCTCATGAAAAGCAGAGCGCTGCTCTGATTGAGGGGTTGCGCAGGAGTTTTGTCGGGGAGGTACAGGCTTTTGACATACCGCCAGAGTACAGCGCCAGTCGAATTGCCCTTAAGCCAGGCGAGTGGCTGGAAAGCCTCCCTACCCCTGATTTTCTGATTGGCACAGGCCGCCGCAGTCGCCTTCCCATGTTGTCCGCCCGTCACAGGTTTGGTGGTCGCGCAGTGGCAATCAATCGCCCCTTATGGCCGTATCGCTGGTTTGACTTCGCCATCGTTCCGGAGCACGACCGTCCCCCGCCCCTACCCAATGTCATCGTAAGCCAGGGCGCCTTGACCGAACCACTCCAAGAAAGTGTGCCGCAATCTGGAAAGGGGCTTATTTTATTGGGTGGACCCAGCAAGCATTACAGTTGGAACTCAGCTTCAATCAGGGAGCAGGTTGAGAAGTTATTGGTGCAACCCTTGGACTGGTGTATTTCGGATAGTCGGAGAACTCCGAAAGGCACAATGGAGGGGCTGGGGAAAGGGGGCGCAGAGTTGGTTGATTGGCTCTCGTGTCCGCCGGGTTGGCTTCAGGAGCAACTGTCCCAAGCAGAGAGAATTTGGGTAACAGAGGATAGTATCTCTATGTTGTTCGAATCGCTGCAAAGTCAGGCCCAGGTCGGTGTGATTCGGGTTCCGAGTCGCAGTAAGTCAAACAAGGTGCGTTCAGCAGTTTTGAGGCTTTTGGATCAGGGTTTGGTCAGCGAGCAGTTTGAAGTGAAAGGAGGGGGCAGGCGTGATCCCCTTAACCAGTTTCTGTTGTGTGCCCGAGCATTATTACGCCGATCTGGGTTGCCAAGTCGTTAG
- the waaA gene encoding lipid IV(A) 3-deoxy-D-manno-octulosonic acid transferase, with product MQIFYSWLFRLFLPVVLLRLWWRGRSQPAYRLRLRERLGQVPKRHSRAPLIWVHSVSVGETLAAVPVISKLAARHTDWQWLVTTTTPTGSERVKEALQPILGGRLLHYYLPYDLPECLVPFLNALSPSALVIIETELWPNLLKLCSSRKIPILLANARLSEKSARGYGRFPSLSRTMLSNLDRVVAQYPADMQRFIDLGLPAERAVANGNIKFDLSIDMGLASEAQALAHQWRGESSRPIWLAASTHVGEDEVILDAFSILKREIKDLLLVLVPRHPQRFDGVARLCRERGFALVRRSEGTAIKASDEVILGDTMGELLRFYGASDIAFVGGSLVSVGGHNMIEPAAWGVPVISGPHLHNFATVSSLLQEAGAMVVVEDSESMASQVQAWLEDVGQRKAAGQRGKKVASENSGALQRLLGEVERLATQNEDQRENKNPALW from the coding sequence ATGCAAATATTTTATTCCTGGCTCTTCCGCCTGTTTTTACCTGTTGTCCTTCTACGTCTCTGGTGGAGAGGGCGTAGCCAGCCGGCCTATCGGTTGCGTTTAAGAGAGCGTCTGGGTCAGGTTCCAAAAAGGCACAGCCGGGCACCGTTAATCTGGGTCCATTCTGTATCTGTAGGAGAGACCCTAGCCGCCGTACCAGTGATCTCTAAATTGGCTGCGCGACATACAGACTGGCAGTGGTTGGTAACGACTACAACTCCAACCGGATCCGAGCGCGTAAAAGAAGCCTTGCAGCCAATTCTTGGTGGCCGCTTACTTCACTACTACCTTCCCTATGACCTCCCTGAATGCCTGGTGCCATTTCTCAATGCGCTTAGCCCGAGTGCATTGGTGATTATAGAGACTGAGCTTTGGCCCAACCTACTCAAGCTCTGCTCGAGCAGGAAGATCCCAATTTTATTGGCCAATGCACGGCTCAGTGAAAAATCTGCACGAGGTTACGGGCGTTTTCCCTCTTTGAGTCGAACGATGTTGAGCAACCTGGATCGTGTTGTTGCGCAATACCCTGCGGATATGCAGCGGTTTATCGATCTGGGATTACCAGCGGAGAGAGCAGTAGCCAACGGCAATATCAAGTTTGACCTCAGTATTGATATGGGACTGGCCAGTGAAGCCCAGGCGCTGGCGCACCAGTGGCGGGGGGAGTCTTCCAGGCCTATATGGCTGGCGGCTAGTACCCATGTGGGTGAGGATGAGGTGATCTTGGATGCCTTCTCTATTTTGAAGAGAGAGATTAAAGATCTTTTACTCGTGTTGGTGCCCAGGCATCCACAGCGTTTTGATGGTGTTGCCCGCCTGTGTCGGGAGCGTGGCTTTGCCCTGGTTCGAAGGAGTGAAGGCACAGCCATTAAAGCTAGTGATGAGGTTATTCTGGGAGACACCATGGGGGAGTTACTGCGTTTCTATGGAGCCAGTGATATTGCTTTTGTGGGAGGTAGCTTGGTTTCTGTTGGTGGCCACAACATGATTGAACCCGCTGCCTGGGGTGTGCCAGTTATTTCCGGTCCCCACCTGCATAACTTCGCCACTGTATCCAGTTTGTTGCAGGAGGCTGGAGCCATGGTTGTAGTCGAAGACAGTGAATCGATGGCTTCACAAGTTCAGGCTTGGCTGGAAGATGTGGGGCAAAGAAAAGCCGCCGGTCAGAGAGGGAAAAAAGTAGCTTCAGAAAATAGTGGTGCTTTGCAGCGCTTACTGGGCGAGGTGGAGCGGCTGGCTACACAGAATGAAGACCAGAGAGAGAATAAAAATCCTGCTCTCTGGTAG
- a CDS encoding paraquat-inducible protein A: protein MLTWALTITGTLLLLPANVLPIMTVVYLGAGDPSTIISGVMQLYNSGMWGIALIVFVASIAVPVMKLLGLGVLLIQIQLRLSFDPIQSMKIYRVVSGIGRWSLLDLFMISILVSLVDMGFISQVTAGAGATAFASVVVVTMLAARTFDSRLIWDAYDGDLYESAVEPETAHRSAAENG from the coding sequence ATGTTAACTTGGGCTCTGACGATTACTGGCACTTTATTGCTTTTACCTGCCAATGTGTTACCGATAATGACGGTTGTTTATTTAGGTGCCGGTGATCCCAGCACTATCATTAGCGGGGTCATGCAACTCTATAACTCGGGAATGTGGGGAATAGCTTTAATTGTCTTTGTTGCCAGTATTGCAGTTCCTGTGATGAAGCTACTGGGATTGGGAGTGCTCCTGATTCAAATTCAGTTGCGTCTGTCCTTCGACCCCATTCAGTCCATGAAAATATATCGAGTAGTTTCCGGCATCGGGCGTTGGTCACTCTTAGACTTATTTATGATTTCAATTTTGGTGTCGCTAGTGGATATGGGATTTATTTCTCAGGTAACCGCTGGAGCTGGTGCGACTGCTTTTGCCTCTGTGGTAGTGGTAACCATGTTGGCGGCACGAACTTTCGATTCCCGTTTAATTTGGGATGCCTATGACGGAGATTTATATGAGTCTGCAGTAGAGCCAGAAACGGCTCATAGGAGCGCCGCAGAAAATGGCTGA
- a CDS encoding YrbL family protein, whose product MINLSQSEPFASGGNRFCYRHPERPEICVKVMRPGRTAELLGRAPWYKTWRGESYFDDNLRELEGYSQRALADNRDELWQHLPRWYGIQETNLGPAAVTDMILDRDGNPASTLRQYLNKYGLNAEVRASLQRFSEWLLEYEVLTKNLIAHNLVLRKENGELQTYLIDGLGCASFLPLPKVSSYFAKRYIHRRIERMWLRVEWEISNKETPWRKFEAEGLKR is encoded by the coding sequence GTGATTAATTTGAGCCAAAGCGAGCCGTTTGCCAGTGGAGGCAATCGCTTTTGCTACCGACACCCGGAGCGGCCTGAAATCTGTGTCAAGGTGATGCGACCAGGGCGAACGGCTGAACTACTGGGACGGGCGCCCTGGTATAAAACTTGGCGTGGAGAGTCATATTTCGACGACAATCTTCGCGAGCTGGAAGGCTACAGCCAACGGGCGCTTGCCGATAATCGAGATGAGCTTTGGCAGCATTTACCAAGGTGGTATGGGATACAGGAGACCAACCTGGGGCCCGCAGCAGTTACCGACATGATTCTTGATCGAGATGGCAACCCAGCATCCACTCTGCGCCAATACCTGAATAAATATGGCCTTAATGCCGAGGTGCGCGCATCTTTGCAGCGTTTTTCCGAGTGGCTGCTTGAATATGAAGTACTCACCAAAAACCTGATCGCCCACAATCTGGTCTTGCGAAAGGAAAATGGTGAACTGCAGACCTATCTAATTGATGGGTTGGGCTGCGCCTCTTTTCTACCCTTGCCTAAAGTTTCCAGCTACTTCGCGAAACGCTATATCCACCGTCGTATCGAGCGTATGTGGCTTAGAGTCGAGTGGGAGATTTCCAATAAAGAAACCCCCTGGCGAAAGTTTGAAGCCGAAGGGCTCAAACGCTAA
- a CDS encoding UDP-glucose/GDP-mannose dehydrogenase family protein — MNVTVFGTGYVGLVQAAVLAEAGNKVVCIDIDADKINRLKQGIIPIYEPGLEPMVKNSITTGNLSFSTDAAFGVEHGELIFIAVGTPPDEDGSADLRHVLTVARTIAKYMECKKYIINKSTVPVGTADKVRAAVEEELTKRDRSDLPFDIISNPEFLKEGSALNDCMRPDRIIIGTSEEESEQKLRHLYAPFNRNHEKILVMDVKSAELTKYAANCMLATKISFMNEMANIADKVGADIEAVRAGIGSDPRVGYQFIYAGIGYGGSCFPKDVKALISSAQQLGIAADILAAVESRNERQKHYLVEKIQRHFNGDIQGKTFALWGLSFKPNTDDMREAPSRVLLARLWEQGAKVRAFDPEAMEECQRIFGDREDLTLCDSKTEALQGADALIVATEWQQFKSLDIDEVSSALSAPVVFDGRNQYEPEEMREAGFDYYCVGRPDTTSSY; from the coding sequence ATGAATGTAACCGTATTTGGCACCGGCTATGTGGGCCTGGTGCAAGCAGCAGTCTTAGCTGAAGCTGGGAATAAAGTAGTTTGTATCGATATAGACGCGGACAAGATCAACCGCCTCAAGCAGGGAATTATCCCTATTTATGAGCCCGGCCTGGAGCCTATGGTGAAAAACAGTATCACCACAGGCAATCTATCTTTTTCAACCGATGCCGCCTTTGGTGTAGAACACGGTGAGCTAATTTTTATCGCTGTGGGCACTCCTCCAGATGAGGACGGCTCAGCAGATCTTCGCCATGTGTTAACTGTTGCAAGAACCATCGCCAAATACATGGAGTGCAAGAAATATATTATCAATAAGTCCACAGTACCTGTGGGGACTGCCGATAAGGTGCGGGCTGCCGTTGAGGAAGAACTCACCAAGCGGGACCGGTCTGATCTGCCATTCGATATTATTTCGAATCCTGAATTCCTCAAGGAGGGGTCGGCGCTCAATGACTGTATGCGCCCGGATCGAATTATTATCGGCACCTCCGAAGAGGAATCAGAGCAGAAGCTTCGCCACCTGTACGCACCATTTAACCGAAATCACGAAAAAATCCTGGTGATGGACGTAAAAAGTGCGGAGCTGACCAAGTATGCCGCCAACTGCATGCTGGCAACCAAGATCAGCTTTATGAATGAAATGGCAAATATTGCCGATAAAGTGGGCGCTGATATTGAAGCAGTTCGGGCCGGAATCGGCTCAGACCCACGAGTTGGCTACCAGTTTATCTACGCAGGTATCGGCTACGGTGGCTCCTGTTTCCCGAAAGATGTGAAAGCCCTGATTTCCTCGGCTCAACAGCTGGGCATTGCTGCAGATATTCTCGCCGCCGTGGAATCCCGCAACGAGCGCCAGAAACACTATCTCGTTGAAAAAATACAACGTCATTTTAACGGAGATATTCAGGGCAAAACTTTTGCGCTCTGGGGCTTGTCATTCAAACCCAATACAGATGATATGCGCGAAGCCCCAAGCCGTGTGCTGTTAGCTCGATTGTGGGAGCAGGGTGCGAAGGTGCGGGCATTTGACCCTGAGGCCATGGAGGAGTGTCAGCGAATTTTTGGCGATCGCGAAGACCTGACCCTTTGCGACTCCAAGACAGAGGCTTTACAGGGTGCCGACGCCCTGATTGTCGCGACCGAATGGCAACAGTTCAAATCTCTTGATATCGATGAAGTGAGCAGCGCTCTCAGTGCCCCGGTTGTGTTTGACGGACGCAACCAGTACGAACCAGAGGAAATGCGCGAGGCAGGCTTTGATTATTACTGCGTAGGGCGCCCGGACACCACCAGCTCTTACTAA
- a CDS encoding glycosyltransferase family 4 protein, whose protein sequence is MKIMQLLPALNSGGVERGTVDLARYLVAGGHQSIVVSSGGSMVGQLKAEGSVHIELPIHKKSLFSLLQVRPLREVIARERPDIIHVRSRVPAWLAYLAWRNLDPAERPRLVSTAHGLYSINRYSAIMAKTEQVIAISECVNSYLLENYANDLKRPPQIVYRGVDTDEFNPDVQPTESWYQKVHQDFPQLAGKRWLLLPGRLTRWKGQEDFINLIHQLVQNRSDIHGIILGGAEKNKQHYADELEQKIHSMKLQNHLTLVGHRSDIRHWYSASSLVYNLSRRPEPFGRTVIESAAIGTPIIGYNIGGPAESLNACFPQGLVDINDSKALFARTQELLDSPEQRPHLSTDFTLGRQAEHTIEIYKSLLTERTGANPSD, encoded by the coding sequence ATGAAAATTATGCAACTTTTACCCGCCCTGAACTCTGGGGGGGTTGAGAGGGGGACCGTTGACCTTGCCCGCTACCTGGTAGCAGGCGGTCATCAGTCAATCGTCGTTTCCAGTGGGGGGAGCATGGTCGGGCAACTGAAGGCTGAAGGCTCAGTCCATATCGAACTTCCTATCCACAAAAAGTCTCTCTTCAGCCTGTTACAGGTCAGACCACTTCGAGAGGTTATAGCTCGTGAGAGGCCCGATATCATCCATGTGCGTTCCAGGGTTCCAGCTTGGCTAGCCTATCTTGCCTGGCGAAATCTTGACCCCGCTGAGCGCCCCCGCCTTGTCAGCACGGCCCATGGCCTTTACTCGATAAATCGATACAGTGCGATTATGGCGAAAACCGAACAGGTAATCGCAATATCAGAGTGTGTGAATAGCTACTTACTGGAGAACTATGCAAACGATCTAAAGCGTCCTCCACAGATCGTTTATCGGGGTGTAGATACGGATGAGTTCAATCCCGATGTCCAGCCAACGGAGTCCTGGTACCAAAAAGTACACCAGGATTTCCCCCAGCTTGCCGGCAAACGCTGGCTCCTCTTACCCGGAAGACTGACCCGCTGGAAGGGACAAGAAGACTTTATCAATCTAATCCATCAGCTAGTCCAAAACCGTTCTGATATCCACGGCATCATTCTCGGCGGAGCAGAGAAGAATAAACAGCACTACGCCGATGAATTGGAACAAAAAATTCACTCCATGAAGCTTCAGAACCACCTTACCCTGGTTGGTCACCGTAGTGATATACGCCACTGGTATAGTGCGTCCAGTTTGGTGTATAACCTATCACGTCGACCCGAGCCATTTGGCAGAACCGTTATAGAGTCCGCTGCGATTGGCACACCTATTATCGGTTATAACATTGGGGGCCCGGCAGAGTCACTTAATGCCTGTTTCCCTCAAGGGCTAGTTGATATCAATGATTCAAAAGCTTTATTCGCGCGTACTCAAGAGCTGCTCGACAGCCCTGAACAGAGGCCTCACCTATCTACCGATTTCACTTTGGGAAGACAGGCCGAACACACCATTGAAATCTACAAAAGCTTACTCACAGAGCGTACCGGAGCGAACCCGAGTGATTAA
- a CDS encoding glycosyltransferase family 2 protein produces the protein MHPLLVICICTYQRPERLRSSLQSLANLQLPSGLNVAALVVDNDSDTQAGREVVEELSGSFPFSLNCAVEERRGIPCARNRCINELDNMGADYLVFIDDDEWVEPDWLIQLYDYAQKLGGSSVVCGSVVRRWPDSVPAYYSRIFYRQKRKTGEQLNYCATSNVLIPMSSIRSLGLRFNEQDPLGAGTDVIFFTEFKAKGGKIVYCLEARVYEAVPESRANMRWLSRRKFSAGITLAKHKLAKGRGHTSIFVSALGQLLISSIGCILGLIFGGKRLGSGPWLRACRSAGMACGVFGVRSEFYRVVDH, from the coding sequence TTGCACCCCTTGTTAGTGATCTGTATTTGTACTTATCAGCGACCAGAGCGGCTTCGCAGTTCTCTGCAAAGCTTGGCCAACCTGCAGCTACCTTCAGGTTTAAATGTGGCTGCATTGGTTGTCGATAATGATTCGGACACTCAGGCTGGTAGAGAAGTTGTGGAGGAGTTGTCGGGAAGCTTTCCCTTCTCCCTCAACTGTGCCGTAGAAGAGCGGCGGGGAATCCCTTGTGCACGCAATCGCTGTATCAATGAACTGGATAACATGGGGGCTGACTATCTGGTTTTCATCGATGATGATGAGTGGGTCGAGCCCGATTGGTTAATCCAGCTATATGATTACGCGCAGAAGCTGGGGGGCAGTAGCGTGGTTTGTGGCAGTGTTGTTCGGCGTTGGCCGGATTCTGTACCTGCCTATTATTCACGTATTTTTTATCGGCAGAAACGAAAGACTGGAGAACAGCTCAACTACTGTGCGACCAGCAATGTATTAATACCGATGAGCAGTATCCGCTCGCTAGGCCTGAGGTTTAATGAGCAGGACCCTCTAGGTGCCGGTACAGATGTGATTTTTTTCACAGAGTTTAAGGCCAAGGGAGGAAAGATTGTTTACTGCCTGGAGGCGAGGGTTTACGAGGCTGTACCGGAGAGTCGCGCCAATATGCGTTGGTTGTCGCGTAGAAAATTCTCCGCTGGTATCACTCTGGCAAAGCATAAACTTGCCAAAGGTCGCGGTCATACCAGCATCTTTGTATCGGCTCTGGGGCAACTTTTGATCTCCAGCATAGGCTGTATTTTAGGATTGATTTTCGGTGGAAAGCGCTTGGGTTCTGGGCCTTGGCTCCGCGCTTGCCGTTCAGCCGGCATGGCTTGTGGTGTTTTTGGGGTGCGCTCTGAGTTTTACCGGGTGGTCGATCACTAA